In Crassostrea angulata isolate pt1a10 chromosome 4, ASM2561291v2, whole genome shotgun sequence, one genomic interval encodes:
- the LOC128182510 gene encoding uncharacterized protein LOC128182510 isoform X2, with translation MASNGGLDSWNPMQDDHLDQEFNMYDRGPGKDMPKRGADRYGGVTLYVTGIPNEFTEEGLMNTFSKVGKCVEVKKMKSKVEGLGYTYGFVKMATVTDCEKAIREYHEFSIGNFNLRVKFARTDEERNRQAKQNQEEAEFLGSLGSHRRSNTHSKASSGSESDGGSHIMSRSGEKIMFGGKKRFDDGPPTLQQAPLKRPGEQIKGDDEEAPGAQGQVSPAVSCGRSEASTTIDPSLFHSPGGSQLSMRFHSMGRGRDISPKQNGGGLLGIGPQDFYPPDQHPGYAGDAPMRITSNGDHRYVQGRNEMGGHFRGNFRGRGNMGYNNMGRGNMGFNSMGRENMGFNTMGRGNMGFNNRGRGYMTHDGMGRGYIGRGRGNMEYGRGGYGHYDMNYQQPWGYRNNIEGPYQGGYREEWHMNNPYQKQGYRGGRGRSPRGGRGGQTVKPASEITARPCARCKTTGSLQCSRCKTPYCSPECQKEHWPEHRPHCLDIAKKLEEDEFESRFEVDIGDDAASKEMKAYARTIVQEQYSKQSAQQMSPQVSQQTNGPSQVSPGVRRDQTRSQGVRPQSSQASPGVRQSQPSPQQSSKESFVPPKSSPAPSSSVPPSRVRSSPPTESQRLNSSWMAKITMKQLEVGQESQLVLVDIDDPGRIIFQFPVMEDMQALQDNDARMKKVLDRDHTSVSAPAVGEFYAGQFVDGSWYRCRVDACDLDRNVTVTYIDYGNKEMVPCSKLRKLRPEWCSLPGQAVIVALDGVGPQMDSQFWSQQAVDRVKELLPPTQISMKMYQVTCTARDGDRTLVKVLDANGQDVGETLINSGLAAKTTPQTTTTPQTRGPQFIDVDAKELASLCEGWTVGERYLVLITEREGPQNLHAQGLQAIDLFAQFFNEVQEECSAMQMEFYRPKRVGELVYGLYDNNWYRAEVLSLSGQAAKVFFIDYGNCELVPFKNLRQATSLCQKQPVFCVPCQQVGLDAGTANDKVEEIFNQLTYKDNPRELSLVYKGRKEGKAVVDFLSDQGELVSVLIPKIATPTRVMAGDIESLTFPEDGTPASCVMMSINSMASFYVYRGTDLEKVMKEVAEICAKDQSAYDPTVGEMVLGQFSEDKSWYRAKVLDVSGDEVMLLYTDFGNKEKVGKDAIRRFDPALSKYPHQSVHCKMASVTKSMETPDLLQVFASLYNQPVQIKLKGSNNTDPVEVEVVMEDGSSVNQTIVELFPDEATSAASSTNQAAASATSSAASSSGTAATSPVTTGSTSTVSRLQFQKAAVPLDGSQLQCSIIEFTSLNSFHLQIIRKGEIEVLMTQLEKVGEVKTPYQPEVGDDVCAIYSLDSLWYRARVLKQLDGNSYLVYFVDFGNSENVAVSEIRKLKPEYVKLPCLAVHCRLSAPGPLSEDLNPKFGELAMGGTLSFQAVSQEDDMYSVKMFRDDGVCINDALLGTSSFSTPPPVAAATTNAGEVAKSQAAAKSEPVAAGKRKILEFDMPMDGRKLPFLITNIFSLGSFHAHYYTEESRERFTAFLEQISVYCAGIPEPYSPAVGEEVCCQFSATEQWLRAQVLQVEGDTYDVQFVDYGNIVKVQKEEIRKLDDSFTLMPKQAIHCSLSSSIDLNSPNLIEKFEEMVRNSISFIVAVKKESDLYEVKISTEEVEDITERLRELPAGFVPRVLTVNGPREPCVFVDMDSFSSFYVQLVGPPYKEALTDLETKLETFCQTPYIPYKARDNELVLTKFAVDGKWYRARVLEVMDESVYRVLFIDFGNKDLVEGGVLREIDPTFLSVPNSGIHCKLAGLGESEPVAALQRFAELTANNLLQMEVVAVEGELHEVVLFNQDGENINEQVLQTIQQCELSTGSPSLEQNTQEAVPIKDTPQCAVTPTATEVGAGSDSAPMVQSSNIRLRDMAHVTPPREEFSVVITSIDSPDEFFCQMADQQAFASLALMMESMMLYCETEPSDPGQKYIVGDMCCAFYNCSSYGGWYRSVVTETFPNGSYNVQYVDFGNRAILPGEQLRPMKPDFTELPILAFKCALHGVIAPQGSWSNAASEKLGQFLNQPLDACLRDRRGDTLVLQLTQKVQEEAGVREVDVGEYLVNAGVAESESNTADEAALIQQQIAALQAKLKQLNPQT, from the exons ATGGCATCAAATGG AGGTTTGGACAGCTGGAATCCCATGCAGGATGACCATCTGGACCAGGAGTTTAACATGTACGACAGGGGCCCTGGTAAAGACATGCCCAAGAGAGGAGCCGACCGATACGG TGGTGTTACTCTATATGTCACTGGGATTCCCAATGAATTTACAGAG GAAGGACTCATGAACACTTTTAGTAAAGTTGGGAAATGTGTAGAAGTCAAGAAGATGAAGTCCAAAGTTGAAGGCTTGGGATACACTTACGG atttGTAAAGATGGCAACAGTCACTGATTGCGAAAAGGCGATTCGTGAGTACCATGAATTTTCCATCGGCAACTTCAATCTGCGTGTGAAATTTGCTAGAACAGACGAAGAGCGAAATCGTCAAGCTAAACAGAATCAG GAGGAGGCAGAGTTCTTGGGTTCTCTGGGCAGTCACAGGAGGTCCAATACACACAGCAAAGCCAGCTCAGGCTCCGAGTCGGACGGAGGCTCGCACATCATGAGTAGA tcAGGAGAAAAGATTATGTTTGGAGGAAAGAAACGATTTGATGACGG CCCACCAACTCTCCAGCAAGCTCCATTAAAGAGACCCG GAGAGCAGATAAAGGGAGATGACGAAGAAGCCCCAG GTGCCCAGGGCCAGGTTTCTCCGGCGGTGTCCTGTGGAAGATCGGAAGCCTCCACCACTATTGACCCCTCTCTTTTTCATTCTCCAGGAGGCAGTCAGCTTAGCATGCGATTTCATTCTATGGGCCGCGGTCGGGACATCAGCCCCAAACAAAATGGCGGAGGCCTTCTAGGAATTGGGCCTCAGGATTTCTACCCTCCCGATCAGCACCCTGGATACGCGGGAGATGCCCCTATGAGAATTACATCCAATGGAGATCATCGTTACGTGCAGGGGCGCAATGAAATGGGAGGCCATTTTAGGGGAAATTTCAGGGGAAGGGGAAACATGGGGTACAATAACATGGGAAGAGGGAATATGGGATTCAATAGCATGGGAAGAGAAAATATGGGATTCAACACTATGGGAAGAGGAAATATGGGATTCAACAACAGAGGAAGAGGCTACATGACCCATGATGGTATGGGAAGAGGGTATATTGGAAGGGGGAGGGGAAATATGGAATATGGGAGAGGGGGGTATGGCCACTATGACATGAATTACCAGCAGCCATGGGGGTACAGGAACAACATAGAAGGTCCCTATCAGGGAGGATACAGGGAGGAATGGCACATGAACAACCCCTACCAGAAGCAGGGCTACAGAGGGGGGAGGGGCAGGTCCCCCAGGGGAGGCAGAG GTGGTCAGACAGTAAAACCAGCGAGTGAAATAACAGCGCGCCCATGTGCCAGATGTAAGACTACAG GAAGCCTACAGTGCAGTCGTTGTAAGACGCCCTACTGTTCTCCCGAGTGTCAGAAGGAACACTGGCCGGAGCACCGCCCCCACTGTCTGGATATAGC GAAAAAGCTGGAAGAAGATGAATTTGAGAGCAGATTTGAAGTGGACATAGGAGATGATGCTGCATCAAAG GAGATGAAGGCTTATGCCAGAACTATTGTACAAGAGCAGTACAGTAAACAGAGTGCTCAGCAGATGTCTCCCCAGGTCAGCCAGCAGACCAATGGCCCCAGTCAGGTATCCCCAGGGGTCAGGAGGGACCAAACAAGATCCCAGGGGGTCAGGCCACAGTCAAGTCAGGCATCCCCTGGGGTGAGACAGAGTCAGCCCTCACCCCAACAAAGCAGCAAGGAGTCCTTTGTACCCCCCAAGTCCAGCCCTGCCCCCAGTTCCTCTGTTCCTCCATCAAGGGTCCGCTCCAGTCCACCTACTG AATCACAGAGATTGAATTCTTCTTGGATGGCCAAAATCACAATGAAGCAGTTAGAAGTTGGACAGGAGTCACAG CTTGTACTGGTGGACATCGATGACCCGGGCAGAATCATCTTCCAGTTCCCTGTTATGGAGGACATGCAGGCTCTACAGGACAACGATGCCAGGATGAAAAAG GTGTTAGACAGAGACCACACCAGCGTGTCGGCCCCAGCTGTCGGGGAGTTCTACGCCGGTCAGTTTGTGGACGGCAGCTGGTACCGCTGTCGAGTGGATGCTTGTGACCTTGACCGGAATGTGACCGTTACCTACATAGACTACGGCAACAAGGAGATGGTGCCCTGCAGCAAGCTTAGGAAGCTGAGACCTGAGTGGTGCTCTCTACCTGGACAG GCTGTTATAGTAGCGTTGGATGGGGTGGGGCCACAGATGGACAGTCAGTTCTGGAGTCAGCAGGCGGTGGACCGAGTCAAGGAGCTGCTGCCCCCCACACAGATTAGTATGAAGATGTACCAGGTTACGTGTACCGCCAGGGACGGGGACAGGACGCTGGTCAAAGTGCTGGACGCTAATG GTCAGGATGTTGGTGAGACACTGATAAATTCAGGGCTTGCAGCAAAGACAACACCACAGACAACGACAACGCCACAGACCAGAGGGCCTCAGTT CATAGACGTAGATGCCAAAGAACTAGCTAGCCTGTGTGAGGGGTGGACGGTGGGGGAGAGGTACCTGGTGCTCATCACAGAGAGGGAAGGTCCCCAAAATCTCCACGCCCAGGGGCTGCAAGCCATCGACTTGTTCGCCCAGTTCTTTAATGAGGTGCAGGAGGAGTGTTCTGCTATGCAGATGGAGTTCTATCG ACCAAAGAGGGTCGGGGAGCTGGTCTATGGACTATATGACAACAACTGGTATCGAGCCGAAGTCCTTAGTCTGTCTGGTCAAGCAGCCAAAGTCTTCTTCATTGACTACGGCAACTGTGAATTGGTTCCTTTTAAAAACCTTCGGCAGGCGACCAGTCTTTGCCAGAAACAGCCTGTGTTCTGTGTTCCCTGTCAGCAGGTGGGCCTGGATGCTGGGACGGCTAACGACAAAGTCGAGGAGATATTTAATCAACTGACCTACAAAGACAATCCAAGGGAGCTCAGTCTTGTTTACAAAGGCAGAAAGGAAGGGAAGGCAGTGGTGGACTTTCTGAGTGATCAAGGAGAATTAGTTTCTGTGTTGATCCCCAAGATTGCGACTCCGACCCGAGTGATGGCGGGGGATATTGAGTCTCTGACCTTTCCAGAAGATGGAACTCCTGCTTCCTGTGTTATGATGTCTATAAATTCTATGGCCTCTTTCTACGTCTACCGCGGGACAGATCTTGAGAAGGTTATGAAAGAAGTTGCGGAGATCTGTGCCAAAGATCAATCTGCATACGACCCAACTGTTGGTGAGATGGTCCTGGGCCAGTTTTCTGAAGATAAGAGTTGGTACAGGGCGAAAGTCCTGGATGTATCAGGAGATGAAGTTATGCTGCTGTACACAGACTTTGGCAATAAGGAGAAGGTAGGCAAAGATGCTATACGAAGATTTGATCCAGCTCTGTCCAAATATCCCCATCAGAGTGTCCACTGCAAAATGGCTTCCGTGACCAAGTCCATGGAAACACCAGACCTACTGCAAGTATTCGCAAGCTTGTACAATCAGCCAGTGCAGATCAAACTGAAGGGTTCCAATAATACCGACCCAGTGGAAGTCGAGGTTGTTATGGAGGATGGCAGCAGTGTTAACCAGACCATTGTAGAGTTGTTTCCTGATGAAGCAACCTCAGCAGCTAGTTCTACCAACCAGGCTGCTGCTTCTGCTACAAGCTCAGCCGCTTCTTCATCAGGTACAGCAGCTACTTCCCCGGTTACCACTGGGTCTACTTCTACAGTCAGCAGGCTGCAGTTTCAGAAAGCTGCTGTTCCTTTGGATGGGAGTCAGCTACAGTGCTCCATAATTGAATTTACTAGTCTGAATTCTTTCCATTTGCAAATAATCAGGAAAGGAGAAATCGAAGTTTTGATGACTCAACTTGAAAAAGTTGGTGAAGTTAAAACACCATACCAACCTGAAGTAGGTGATGATGTGTGTGCCATATATTCTCTTGATTCACTGTGGTATAGGGCTCGAGTGTTAAAACAGTTAGATGGCAACTCTTATTTGGTTTATTTCGTGGACTTTGGAAATTCTGAAAATGTTGCTGTCAGTGAAATTCGTAAATTGAAGCCAGAGTATGTGAAGCTGCCATGTCTAGCTGTTCACTGCAGACTGTCCGCACCGGGGCCTCTCTCAGAGGATCTGAATCCAAAGTTTGGGGAGCTTGCCATGGGAGGAACACTATCGTTTCAAGCTGTATCGCAGGAGGATGACATGTACAGTGTTAAGATGTTCAGAGATGATGGTGTCTGTATCAATGACGCTCTGTTAGGCACTAGCTCGTTTTCTACACCACCTCCTGTGGCGGCAGCAACAACAAATGCAGGAGAAGTGGCTAAGAGTCAAGCTGCTGCCAAGTCTGAGCCAGTGGCCGCTGGGAAGAGGAAGATCCTGGAGTTTGACATGCCTATGGATGGAAGGAAGCTTCCATTTCTGATCACTAACATATTCAGTCTGGGCTCCTTCCATGCACATTACTACACAGAGGAGAGCCGGGAAAGGTTCACCGCCTTCCTAGAACAGATCAGTGTTTACTGTGCGGGGATCCCTGAGCCGTACAGCCCAGCGGTCGGGGAGGAAGTGTGTTGTCAATTCTCTGCCACTGAACAATGGTTGAGAGCTCAGGTACTGCAGGTTGAGGGTGATACATACGACGTACAATTTGTGGACTATGGGAATATTGTCAAAGTGCAGAAGGAGGAGATTCGCAAACTAGATGACTCTTTCACCCTCATGCCAAAGCAAGCCATTCATTGTTCCTTATCCAGCTCCATTGATCTTAATTCACCTAACCTCATTGAAAAGTTTGAAGAAATGGTGAGAAATAGTATTAGCTTCATTGTGGCTGTGAAGAAAGAGAGTGATTTGTATGAGGTGAAGATATCCACTGAGGAAGTGGAGGATATCACAGAGAGGTTGAGAGAATTGCCGGCCGGTTTTGTGCCGCGTGTCTTAACGGTGAATGGACCCAGGGAACCCTGTGTGTTTGTGGACATGGACAGCTTCAGTTCTTTCTATGTACAACTAGTGGGGCCTCCTTACAAGGAGGCGCTTACTGACCTTGAAACAAAACTCGAAACTTTCTGTCAGACGCCATACATCCCATACAAGGCTCGAGATAACGAACTTGTCTTGACCAAATTCGCAGTGGATGGGAAGTGGTACCGAGCTAGAGTGCTGGAAGTGATGGACGAGTCGGTGTACAGGGTGTTGTTTATTGACTTTGGAAACAAGGACCTGGTAGAGGGAGGGGTTCTCCGGGAGATCGACCCCACCTTCCTGTCCGTGCCTAATTCTGGGATCCACTGTAAACTGGCGGGGCTGGGAGAGAGTGAACCGGTGGCAGCTCTACAGCGGTTTGCTGAACTCACCGCAAACAACCTGTTACAGATGGAGGTGGTGGCGGTGGAGGGTGAGCTGCATGAGGTGGTTCTGTTTAATCAGGACGGTGAGAATATCAATGAACAAGTACTCCAGACCATCCAACAGTGTGAACTCTCCACTGGAAGTCCGTCGCTTGAACAGAATACTCAGGAGGCCGTGCCGATCAAAGACACACCACAATGTGCGGTGACACCAACTGCGACAGAGGTAGGAGCCGGTAGTGACTCGGCGCCAATGGTTCAGAGCTCCAACATCCGCCTGAGGGACATGGCCCATGTGACACCACCCAGGGAGGAGTTTAGTGTGGTCATCACCTCTATAGATTCCCCCGACGAGTTCTTCTGTCAGATGGCCGATCAACAAG CTTTTGCTAGCCTGGCCCTGATGATGGAGTCAATGATGCTGTACTGCGAGACAGAACCTAGTGATCCTGGCCAGAAGTACATTGTGGGGGACATGTGTTGTGCCTTCTACAACTGCTCCTCCT ACGGGGGCTGGTACAGGAGTGTGGTGACGGAGACCTTCCCCAACGGGTCTTACAATGTGCAGTATGTAGACTTTGGGAACCGAGCCATACTTCCCGGGGAACAGCTCCGACCAATGAAGCCCGACTTTACAGAGCTCCCAATTCTAGCCTTTAAATGTGCCCTCCATG gcgtcatagctCCTCAAGGATCCTGGTCAAATGCAGCCTCAGAGAAACTAGGTCAGTTCCTGAACCAGCCCCTTGACGCCTGCCTACGTGACCGGCGGGGGGATACGTTGGTGCTCCAGCTCACCCAGAAGGTACAGGAGGAGGCGGGGGTGAGGGAGGTAGATGTGGGGGAGTACCTGGTCAATGCCGGGGTGGCAGAGTCAGAGTCCAACACAG CTGATGAGGCTGCCTTGATTCAACAGCAGATAGCAGCTCTACAGGCCAAACTAAAGCAACTTAATCCCCAGACCTGA